In a genomic window of Ipomoea triloba cultivar NCNSP0323 chromosome 3, ASM357664v1:
- the LOC116012185 gene encoding uncharacterized protein LOC116012185: MALTISPNSIHLPQSSRFSGRNSFLRGSVSPPILSPPSLRFPIKCLANRLVVCAASSAAGSSSSNSGLNPYEVLGVSPIEGFDMIKAAYTRKRKEAEKRGDEATAAELEMAYDKIMMSQLSKRKKGVTFGSFKVSKEIKYADKQPIVPWGPRFSKSEVKDIQINMAISAVFTAWAFIQRNGEWKPLQFLAFAFVYRIFEKLKTFESPVSPTFTEEGEDDGRMMRMGKRLLRSLALAFGCIAVASLGYTGLLNLIEFTGSSIPAIIYNNQELLVTTATSVLLFITASYYR; the protein is encoded by the exons ATGGCATTGACTATATCGCCAAACTCAATTCATCTCCCACAAAGCTCTCGATTTTCTGGGAGAAATTCCTTTCTCAGAGGCTCTGTTTCCCCTCCAATCTTATCCCCTCCGTCTCTCAG GTTTCCCATAAAGTGCTTAGCAAATAGGCTGGTGGTctgtgctgcatcctcagctgCAGGAAGTTCAAGCTCAAACAGTGGCTTAAATCCTTATGAG GTTCTTGGTGTGAGCCCCATTGAGGGATTTGATATGATAAAGGCAGCATATACGAGGAAACGTAAAGAAGCTGAAAAGAGGGGTGATGAAGCAACTGCTGCAGAA CTCGAAATGGCATATGACAAGATCATGATGTCACAACTATCCAAGAGAAAGAAGGGTGTTACATTTGGATCATTTAAG GTTTCAAAGGAGATAAAGTATGCTGATAAGCAGCCTATTGTACCATGGGGTCCCAG GTTCAGCAAATCAGAAGTCAAAGATATACAAATCAATATGGCAATTTCTGCTGTATTT ACTGCCTGGGCTTTTATCCAGCGCAATGGTGAATGGAAGCCTTTGCAATTCCTGGCCTTTGCGTTTGTATACAGAATTTTCGAAAAATTAAAAACGTTCGAATCTCCTGTGTCTCCTACATTTAca GAAGAAGGCGAGGATGATGGGCGAATGATGAGGATGGGAAAAAGGCTACTTCGATCTCTTGCGCTGGCTTTTGGGTGCATTGCAGTTGCATCTTTG GGATATACCGGCCTCCTAAATCTGATTGAATTCACAGGCAGCTCGATTCCTGCTATTATTTACAACAATCAG GAATTGCTTGTGACGACTGCGACATCCGTCTTGCTTTTCATTACGGCATCATATTACAGATGA
- the LOC116013343 gene encoding transcription factor MYB4-like, protein MVRAPCCEKMGMKKGPWTPEEDQILTSFIQRYGHENWRALPRQAGLLRCGKSCRLRWINYLRPDIKRGNFTKDEEETIIQLHQTLGNRWSAIASRLPGRTDNEIKNFWNTHLKKRLQHHGSPYSPNNINVVGNITPIQIGDSSIHLRFPAPMTVNCNSVGRQNRMYSSSLMTTKMEEEESMQESYQNLGTTSNDDSGIVYLPSSSSVLPMELGGCETSSSISNDAVFWYNLLINAGNTS, encoded by the exons ATGGTGAGGGCTCCTTGCTGTGAGAAGATGGGAATGAAGAAAGGGCCGTGGACACCTGAGGAAGATCAAATTTTAACATCTTTTATACAGAGATATGGTCACGAAAACTGGAGAGCCTTACCAAGACAAGCCG GTTTATTAAGATGCGGGAAGAGTTGTAGGCTTCGCTGGATAAACTACTTACGACCAGATATCAAACGAGGAAATTTCACCAAAGACGAGGAAGAAACCATCATCCAACTGCACCAAACACTCGGAAACAG ATGGTCTGCCATTGCATCAAGGCTGCCGGGGAGAACAGATAACGAGATAAAGAATTTCTGGAACACCCACTTGAAGAAGAGGCTCCAGCATCATGGGAGTCCATATTCTCCCAACAATATTAATGTTGTCGGGAACATAACGCCAATCCAGATCGGCGATTCTTCGATTCACCTGAGGTTTCCGGCACCGATGACTGTGAACTGCAATTCGGTTGGCAGACAGAACCGCATGTATTCAAGCTCCCTGATGACGACgaaaatggaggaagaagagagCATGCAGGAGAGTTATCAAAACCTTGGAACAACATCAAACGATGATTCTGGGATTGTCTACTTGCCTTCTAGCAGCTCTGTGTTACCTATGGAGCTTGGAGGTTGTGAGACTAGTTCTAGTATTAGCAACGATGCAGTTTTCTGGTATAATTTGCTTATTAATGCTGGAAATACATCGTGA
- the LOC116013342 gene encoding inositol phosphorylceramide glucuronosyltransferase 1 produces the protein MGSFRGSFGVVWLCLILCVFSNYCVAGEPRSQSSEEAYVTLLYGDEFLLGVRVLGKSIRDTGTTKDMVVLVSDGVSSYAKQLLMADGWIVEEITLLANPNQVRPKRFWGVYTKLKIFNMTRYKKVVYLDADTIVVKNIEDLFKCGKFCANLKHSERLNSGVMVVEPSKEVFNDMMSKVNTLHSYTGGDQGFLNSYYAGFPNAHVFEPNLSPDVLNSRPVPKMERLSTLYNADVGLYMLANKWMVDEKELRVIHYTLGPLKPWDWWTSWLLKPVDVWQNARVQLKESLPGTHGGKNPKDEFIVKLLFLLPLFLVLLSYYRSYLQTRSIYDHIKQIYYKFRAGGVLPYSSVPSSTISSNQQSTNGAQLKVPSYLGGMSIFVCFAAALLSVGLSILIIPRQIMPWTGLILMYEWTFTLFLLSFGSYLHLVQHWGKMVGNQAAGHSRPKSLAYDSAKGHRQSCCDMDAWNYGLGMAFLAILTPSLPCLFGITSLFARLGLMVAGGIVLASFMTYASEHLAIRSFTRGVEDKDTQRSTSVCFLC, from the exons ATGGGATCTTTTAGAGGGAGCTTTGGGGTTGTTTGGCTGTGCCTAATTTTGTGTGTATTTAGCAATTATTGCGTTGCTGGAGAACCGAGATCGCAATCTTCGGAAGAAGCTTACGTCACGCTTCTCTACGGCGATGAGTTCCTCCTCGGCGTTCGAGTTCTCGGCAAGTCTATCCGGGATACTGGAACCACTAAAGATATGGTTGTTTTGGTCTCAGATGGTGTCTCCAGCTATGCCAAACAGCTCCTTATG GCTGATGGGTGGATTGTGGAAGAAATTACTTTGTTGGCGAACCCAAATCAAGTGAGGCCGAAGAGGTTTTGGGGTGTCTATACAAAGCTAAAAATCTTCAATATGACTAGATACAAGAAAG TGGTGTATCTTGATGCTGATACGATAGTTGTTAAGAACATAGAAGACCTATTTAAATGTGGAAAGTTTTGTGCAAACTTGAAACATTCAGAAAGGCTGAATTCTGGAGTCATGGTTGTTGAGCCATCCAAGGAAGTTTTTAACGATATGATGAGCAAGGTTAACACTTTGCATTCTTACACCGGAG GTGATCAAGGGTTTCTCAATTCCTACTATGCTGGGTTTCCTAATGCTCATGTCTTTGAGCCAAACTTGTCTCCTGATGTCTTAAACTCTAGACCGGTTCCTAAAATGGAAAGACTCTCTACTCTTTACAATGCAGATGTTGGCCTTTACATGCTTGCTAACAAG TGGATGGTTGATGAGAAAGAACTTCGAGTTATTCATTACACTCTTGGGCCACTCAAGCCATGGGATTGGTGGACATCATGGCTTTTGAAACCGGTTGATGTCTGGCAG AATGCTAGGGTGCAGCTTAAAGAATCTCTGCCAGGAACCCATGGAGGCAAAAATCCTAAAGATGAATTTATTGTCAAGTTACTATTTCTGCTTCCATTATTTCTTGTACTTCTTTCCTACTATCGGTCATATCTACAG ACACGCTCAATTTATGATCACATTAAGCAAATATACTACAAGTTCAGAGCAGGAGGTGTCCTTCCTTACTCTTCAGTTCCTTCGTCCACCATCAGCTCTAACCAGCAG TCAACAAATGGTGCGCAATTAAAGGTGCCTTCTTATCTTGGTGGGATGTCTATCTTTGTCTGTTTTGCTGCTGCTTTGTTGTCCGTTGGGCTATCAATTCTGATCATCCCTCGCCAAATAATGCCTTGGACTGGGCTCATCCTAATGTATGAGTGGACATTCACGCTTTTCTTGCTTTCGTTTGGAAGTTATTTGCACTTAGTCCAACATTGGGGAAAGATGGTGGGAAACCAAGCAGCAGGTCATTCTAGACCTAAATCTTTGGCATATGATTCGGCAAAAG GTCATCGGCAGTCATGTTGTGACATGGATGCATGGAACTATGGTTTAGGGATGGCATTTCTTGCCATTTTAACACCATCACTTCCTTGTCTATTTGGGATCACATCACTATTTGCGAG GTTAGGTTTGATGGTAGCGGGAGGCATTGTTCTGGCATCCTTCATGACGTATGCTTCAGAGCACTTGGCAATTAGATCATTTACGCGAGGAGTGGAAGATAAAGACACGCAGAGGAGTACGAGTGTATGTTTCTTGTGCTGA
- the LOC116011997 gene encoding phosphoenolpyruvate carboxylase kinase 2-like, producing the protein MCESLRLKYQLCEEIGRGRFGTVYRCFSPVTGESYACKTIEKNLLLDSTDRECLEKEPKILQFLAGDSNILRLVDIYEDDNYLHVVTELCAGGDLYERVVARGALPEAEAAGIFRQLMSAIGRCHVTGIAHRDVKPDNVLFDSEGNLKLADFGSAEWFGGYEDRMMNGVVGTPYYVAPEVLMGRDYNEKVDVWSAGVILYIMLAGAPPFFGETPAETFEAVLRANLRFPTRLFRSVSPEAKDLLRKMMCKDPYRRLSAEQVLRHPWVMSGGETR; encoded by the exons ATGTGCGAAAGTTTGAGGCTAAAGTACCAGTTGTGCGAAGAAATCGGGCGTGGAAGGTTCGGCACCGTCTACCGTTGTTTTTCTCCGGTCACCGGAGAATCTTACGCCTGCAAGACGATTGAGAAGAATCTGCTCCTTGATTCCACCGACCGGGAGTGTCTGGAGAAGGAGCCGaagattcttcaatttctcGCCGGAGATTCGAATATTCTCCGGCTGGTGGATATCTACGAGGACGATAATTATCTCCACGTGGTGACGGAGCTCTGCGCCGGCGGCGATCTGTACGAGCGGGTGGTGGCGCGGGGGGCGTTGCCGGAGGCGGAGGCGGCGGGGATTTTCCGGCAGCTGATGTCGGCGATTGGGCGGTGCCACGTCACCGGGATTGCCCACCGGGACGTGAAGCCGGACAATGTGTTGTTCGATTCGGAGGGGAATCTGAAGCTGGCGGATTTCGGGTCGGCGGAGTGGTTCGGAGGGTACGAGGATCGGATGATGAATGGGGTGGTGGGGACCCCGTACTACGTGGCGCCGGAGGTTTTGATGGGCCGAGATTATAACGAGAAGGTGGACGTGTGGAGTGCGGGGGTTATTCTGTATATAATGCTCGCCGGAGCTCCGCCGTTCTTCGGCGAGACGCCGGCGGAGACTTTTGAGGCGGTGTTGAGGGCCAACCTGAGATTTCCGACTAGACTTTTCCGGTCGGTTTCGCCGGAAGCTAAAGATCTGCTCAGAAAGATGATGTGCAAGGACCCTTATAGACGCTTGTCTGCAGAACAAGTCTTAA GGCACCCATGGGTGATGAGTGGAGGAGAGACAAGatga